The following are from one region of the Geoalkalibacter subterraneus genome:
- the tuf gene encoding elongation factor Tu, producing the protein MAKAKFERTKPHVNIGTIGHVDHGKTTLTAAITKVLSEAGGAEFKAFDTIDNAPEERERGITIATAHVEYQTAARHYAHVDCPGHADYVKNMITGAAQMDGAILVVSAADGPMPQTREHILLARQVGVPAMVVFLNKVDMVDDEELLELVELEIRELLTQYDFPGDDIPIIKGSALAALEGRDEEIGKKAIFELMDACDSYIPEPERDIDRPYLMPVEDVFSISGRGTVVTGRIERGIVKVGDEVEIVGMKDTVKTVVTGVEMFRKLLDQGQAGDNVGVLLRGTKREDVERGQVLAKPGSITPHTRFKAEAYILTKEEGGRHTPFFKGYRPQFYFRTTDVTGVVELPEGTEMVMPGDNIAMTVNLITPIAMDKELRFAIREGGRTVGAGVVSDIIE; encoded by the coding sequence ATGGCTAAAGCAAAATTCGAAAGAACAAAACCCCATGTCAATATCGGGACCATTGGTCACGTCGACCATGGGAAGACGACTCTGACCGCGGCGATCACCAAGGTTCTGTCCGAAGCCGGCGGTGCGGAATTCAAAGCATTTGACACAATCGACAATGCTCCCGAGGAGCGCGAGCGCGGCATCACCATCGCCACCGCTCACGTCGAGTACCAGACCGCAGCACGTCACTATGCTCATGTTGACTGCCCCGGCCATGCCGATTATGTCAAGAACATGATCACCGGTGCGGCGCAGATGGACGGTGCGATCTTGGTGGTCTCGGCCGCCGACGGCCCCATGCCTCAGACTCGCGAGCACATCCTGCTGGCCCGTCAGGTCGGCGTGCCCGCCATGGTGGTGTTCCTCAACAAAGTCGACATGGTCGACGACGAGGAGCTGCTCGAGCTGGTCGAGCTGGAGATCCGCGAGCTTCTGACCCAGTATGATTTCCCCGGGGATGACATTCCGATCATCAAGGGCTCGGCTCTGGCCGCTCTGGAAGGTCGCGACGAGGAGATCGGGAAGAAAGCCATCTTTGAGCTGATGGATGCCTGCGACAGCTACATCCCTGAGCCCGAGCGCGATATCGATCGTCCGTACCTGATGCCTGTCGAGGACGTGTTCTCCATCTCCGGTCGCGGCACCGTTGTAACCGGTCGTATCGAGCGCGGCATCGTCAAGGTCGGCGACGAAGTTGAAATTGTCGGGATGAAGGATACGGTCAAGACGGTTGTGACCGGTGTCGAGATGTTCCGCAAGCTGCTTGATCAGGGTCAGGCCGGCGACAACGTCGGGGTTCTGCTGCGCGGCACCAAGCGTGAAGATGTGGAGCGCGGTCAGGTCCTGGCCAAGCCCGGCAGCATCACGCCTCACACCCGCTTCAAGGCTGAAGCCTACATTCTGACCAAGGAAGAGGGTGGACGTCATACACCGTTCTTCAAGGGATATCGTCCCCAGTTCTATTTCCGCACCACGGACGTGACGGGTGTGGTTGAGTTGCCTGAAGGGACCGAGATGGTCATGCCGGGCGACAACATCGCGATGACGGTAAATCTGATCACCCCGATCGCCATGGACAAGGAACTGCGTTTCGCGATTCGTGAAGGCGGCCGCACCGTCGGTGCCGGCGTCGTCAGCGATATCATCGAGTAA
- a CDS encoding chemotaxis protein CheX, translating to MAVKFFGQFLVEKGVVSREKLLEAIELQEKNNLKFGEMALLMGVICEADVERVHDAQRSEDLRFGDMAVKLGLISPNQMQQVLTRQKNNHLYIGEALVKVGALDEGEILRYLAEFKEDQAPYTAEHVNLPQGVSNPQVWEMAADMTYKMLTRIAQFAFRPAPSVEAETVNARHLAVAMDFSGSVKCRYVLSVSEGAQQAIARAILKEDDVSDEPREVLDDTVMEFINIVCGNIAAKGAQLGHTMEITPPVVIAEGGSEVEVPPSYRAIRFPVYISDGEEVEFSFWVG from the coding sequence ATGGCAGTGAAATTCTTTGGACAGTTCCTGGTGGAAAAAGGCGTTGTCAGCCGGGAGAAGTTGCTGGAGGCGATCGAGCTGCAGGAGAAGAACAACCTCAAATTCGGTGAAATGGCCCTGCTCATGGGAGTGATCTGCGAAGCGGATGTCGAGCGCGTGCATGATGCGCAGCGCAGCGAAGACCTACGTTTCGGCGACATGGCGGTCAAGCTGGGGCTGATCTCTCCGAACCAGATGCAGCAGGTTCTTACCCGCCAGAAAAACAACCATCTTTATATCGGTGAGGCGCTGGTGAAAGTCGGGGCTCTGGACGAAGGGGAGATCCTGCGTTACCTGGCGGAGTTCAAGGAGGATCAGGCACCCTATACCGCCGAGCACGTCAATCTGCCGCAGGGCGTGTCCAATCCGCAGGTCTGGGAGATGGCCGCTGATATGACCTACAAGATGCTGACGCGCATCGCTCAGTTTGCCTTCCGCCCCGCTCCCAGCGTAGAAGCGGAAACTGTTAACGCCCGTCACCTGGCGGTGGCGATGGACTTCAGCGGTTCAGTGAAATGCCGCTACGTCCTGTCGGTCAGTGAAGGTGCCCAGCAGGCTATCGCCAGGGCGATCCTGAAAGAAGATGATGTCTCGGATGAGCCCAGGGAAGTGCTGGATGATACGGTGATGGAGTTTATCAACATCGTCTGCGGCAACATCGCCGCCAAGGGGGCTCAGCTTGGCCATACCATGGAAATCACCCCCCCCGTGGTTATTGCCGAAGGCGGGAGCGAGGTTGAAGTTCCCCCCTCTTATCGCGCGATACGCTTTCCGGTTTACATCTCTGACGGCGAAGAGGTGGAGTTTTCGTTCTGGGTGGGTTGA
- a CDS encoding proline--tRNA ligase, with amino-acid sequence MRYSQYLLPTLKETPSDAEVVSHQLMLRSGMIRKVAAGIYDYLPLGLRSLRKVEQIVREEMDRAGAHEVLMPMVVPAELWQESGRWQQYGKELLRLKDRKQGEFCLGPTHEEVITDIVRNDVRSYRQLPLNLYQIQTKFRDEIRPRFGLMRGREFIMKDAYSFDMDDAGADRSYDRMYQAYRRIFERCGLKFRAVEADTGNIGGSSSHEFMVLAASGEDEIVSCDSCEYAANVEKAEIRNAGQTAAEPDAPLEKVLTPARKTIEEVSAFLKVEPRRLIKTLIMQTDTGETLAVLLRGDRELNDIKLCRLLDCAWVEMATEDVVLKATGAPSGFAGPVGLDLRIVADLEVQTMSDFIVGANEKDAHFTGANLGRDIEVEQFADLRKAEAGDPCPRCDGLLEVWRGIEVGHVFKLGTKYSEALGAKVLDDQGHERTLVMGCYGIGVGRTVAAAIEQNHDENGIIWPLAVAPFQVLVVMLNPNDDAVREAAEDLYQRLLAAGVEVLLDDRDERPGFKFKDADLVGIPLRVTVGARGLKDGQVEFKERAGGEVRMLPLGEAAAEVAEQVRKGLGL; translated from the coding sequence ATGCGTTACAGCCAGTATCTGTTGCCGACTCTGAAGGAAACCCCGTCCGATGCCGAAGTGGTCAGCCATCAGCTGATGCTGCGCTCCGGCATGATCCGCAAGGTCGCTGCGGGGATCTACGACTACCTGCCGCTGGGGCTGCGCTCTCTACGCAAGGTGGAGCAGATCGTGCGCGAGGAGATGGATCGCGCCGGTGCGCACGAGGTGCTGATGCCCATGGTGGTGCCGGCGGAGTTGTGGCAGGAATCGGGGCGCTGGCAGCAGTACGGCAAGGAGTTGCTGCGCTTAAAGGATCGCAAGCAGGGCGAGTTCTGCCTCGGCCCCACGCATGAGGAGGTCATCACCGACATCGTGCGCAACGATGTGCGCTCCTACCGCCAGCTGCCGCTCAATCTCTACCAGATTCAGACCAAGTTCCGCGATGAGATCCGCCCGCGTTTCGGCTTGATGCGGGGGCGCGAATTCATCATGAAGGATGCCTACTCCTTTGACATGGATGATGCGGGCGCTGATCGATCCTATGACAGGATGTATCAGGCGTATCGCCGGATCTTTGAACGCTGCGGCCTCAAATTCCGTGCGGTGGAGGCCGATACCGGCAACATCGGCGGTTCGAGTTCTCATGAGTTCATGGTGCTGGCCGCTTCGGGGGAGGACGAGATCGTGTCCTGCGACAGTTGCGAGTATGCGGCCAACGTAGAGAAGGCAGAAATCCGCAACGCAGGGCAGACGGCTGCCGAGCCCGACGCCCCCCTCGAGAAGGTGCTGACCCCGGCGCGCAAAACCATCGAGGAAGTCAGTGCTTTCCTGAAGGTTGAACCGCGCCGGCTGATCAAGACCCTGATCATGCAGACTGATACCGGCGAAACCCTGGCGGTTCTGCTGCGTGGCGACCGGGAACTCAACGACATCAAGCTCTGCCGCCTGCTCGATTGCGCCTGGGTGGAGATGGCGACAGAGGATGTGGTTCTGAAAGCCACAGGCGCTCCCAGCGGTTTTGCCGGGCCGGTCGGGCTGGACCTGCGCATCGTTGCCGATCTCGAAGTCCAGACCATGAGTGATTTTATCGTCGGGGCCAACGAGAAGGATGCCCATTTCACCGGGGCCAACCTGGGCCGCGATATCGAGGTCGAGCAGTTTGCCGATCTGCGTAAGGCGGAAGCCGGAGATCCCTGTCCGCGCTGCGACGGACTGCTCGAAGTGTGGCGCGGCATCGAGGTGGGGCATGTGTTCAAGCTCGGCACCAAGTATTCCGAGGCTCTTGGTGCAAAAGTCCTCGACGACCAGGGGCATGAGCGGACGCTGGTGATGGGATGCTACGGCATCGGCGTCGGGCGCACGGTGGCTGCGGCCATCGAACAGAACCACGACGAAAACGGTATCATCTGGCCGCTGGCGGTGGCTCCGTTCCAGGTCCTGGTGGTGATGCTCAACCCCAATGATGATGCGGTGCGCGAGGCGGCGGAGGATCTTTACCAGCGGCTGCTGGCGGCCGGCGTCGAGGTGTTGCTCGACGATCGCGACGAACGTCCCGGCTTCAAGTTCAAGGACGCCGACCTGGTCGGCATCCCGCTGCGAGTGACCGTCGGAGCGCGTGGTCTCAAGGACGGTCAGGTGGAATTCAAGGAGCGCGCCGGCGGCGAGGTGCGGATGCTGCCGCTCGGTGAGGCCGCCGCCGAAGTGGCTGAGCAGGTTCGCAAGGGGCTCGGCCTCTAA
- the rlmB gene encoding 23S rRNA (guanosine(2251)-2'-O)-methyltransferase RlmB, with translation MSEEIIYGINPVDEALKGRRRKPLELFVARDSGPRVRGLADAARRRGVPVRDSDKSELERLAGNSRHQGAVLRIEPCSYVEIDDLLKIGRDRGEPAFLVALDGVTDPHNFGALLRSAAGAGCHGVICPRDNSAPVTGVVERAAAGALEHVALCRVVNLARTFDLLKKEGLWIYGLAGEADQSLYSIDFTSDLVLVVGSEGKGLRPNVRRHCDQLVSIPMQGGVGSLNVSVAGALSLFEVVRQRRKG, from the coding sequence ATGAGTGAAGAGATCATCTACGGCATCAACCCGGTCGATGAAGCACTTAAGGGGCGGCGCCGCAAACCCCTCGAGTTGTTTGTTGCCCGTGACAGTGGCCCCAGGGTGCGCGGGTTGGCGGACGCTGCCCGCAGGCGGGGAGTGCCGGTGCGCGACAGTGATAAGAGCGAACTGGAGCGTCTGGCCGGAAACAGCCGTCATCAGGGAGCGGTTCTGCGCATTGAGCCCTGTTCCTATGTCGAAATTGATGACCTTCTCAAGATCGGGCGTGACAGGGGGGAACCCGCTTTCCTGGTGGCTCTTGACGGGGTGACCGATCCGCACAATTTTGGAGCGCTGCTGCGTTCCGCTGCGGGGGCCGGCTGTCATGGCGTGATCTGCCCGCGCGACAACAGCGCCCCGGTGACCGGAGTCGTCGAGCGCGCCGCTGCCGGTGCCCTGGAGCATGTCGCCCTCTGTCGGGTCGTTAACCTCGCCCGGACCTTCGATCTGCTTAAAAAAGAAGGGCTTTGGATATACGGCCTGGCCGGCGAGGCGGACCAGTCCCTGTACAGCATCGATTTTACCTCTGATCTGGTCCTGGTAGTCGGCAGTGAAGGCAAGGGGCTGCGCCCCAACGTGCGCCGCCACTGCGATCAACTGGTCTCCATCCCTATGCAGGGTGGGGTCGGCTCCCTCAACGTGTCGGTCGCCGGTGCCCTTTCGCTGTTTGAGGTGGTGCGACAACGGCGCAAAGGCTAA
- the rlmKL gene encoding bifunctional 23S rRNA (guanine(2069)-N(7))-methyltransferase RlmK/23S rRNA (guanine(2445)-N(2))-methyltransferase RlmL, with the protein MNQSRFFAVSPLGTEDLLGAEIEEAGGVELQATPNGILFDATLESAYRLCLWSRVATRVYLPVARFEALDGDQLYAQALEVEWEDHLPAGGTFAVNAHLRRSALNHSRFAALRVKDAIVDRLCERWGQRPDVQPQRPDLQVSLDVDKDQAMLSIDLAGESLHRRGYRRVGGAAPLKENLAAAVLLRAGWADAARRSAPLLDPLCGAGTLLIEGALIAADGAPGLWRDYYGFCGWRGHREDLWRAVQEDARERFAQGLGGLPVIAGCERDPHVVESARENLRACGLENHVRIDIGDFSTWLPEMGRSMNESAAGLVVTNPPYGERLGDKAQLQVLYSVLGGQCRQSFPGWQLSVFTSNPELASFLGLRASRTHSLRNGPIQARLYHYHLGPAPAADTTPPASGAEAKSDHDDTALMLANRLRKNFKAAQRWAKREGVCCYRVYDADLPEYAAAIDYYDGRLHIQEYKAPSSIDPGKARRRLQDLLRISSEVIEVPPDRVFLKQRKQQKGEAQYGRMGEGGHFFEVSEGPCRFLVNLGDYLDSGLFLDHRPIRQRIMEMAAGKRFLNLFAYTGSATVFAARGGAQSSTTVDASRTYLDWAKENFRLNGLDPRRHKLERADVMRWIDAGREKYDLIFLDPPTFSNSKTRGRDFDVQRDHAALIEWTMRRLEADGTLVFSTNFRKFRLDATLSERWEVQDVSAQTVPWDFRRSPKIHQCFLLRHPRGD; encoded by the coding sequence TTGAATCAGTCCCGTTTCTTTGCTGTATCACCGCTTGGCACCGAGGATCTTCTGGGTGCGGAAATCGAGGAGGCCGGCGGCGTCGAGCTGCAGGCAACTCCTAATGGCATTCTGTTCGACGCCACTCTGGAGAGTGCCTACCGTCTGTGCCTCTGGTCACGCGTGGCAACCCGGGTTTATCTTCCGGTGGCCCGTTTCGAAGCGCTTGATGGAGACCAGCTCTACGCCCAGGCGCTGGAAGTGGAGTGGGAAGATCACCTGCCCGCTGGCGGCACCTTTGCGGTCAATGCCCATCTGCGCCGTTCTGCTTTAAATCATTCGCGTTTTGCCGCCCTGCGTGTCAAGGACGCCATTGTCGATCGGCTGTGTGAGCGCTGGGGACAGCGTCCCGACGTGCAGCCGCAACGCCCCGATCTGCAGGTCTCTCTCGATGTGGACAAGGATCAGGCGATGCTCAGCATCGACCTGGCGGGCGAGTCTCTGCACCGGCGCGGCTACCGCAGGGTGGGCGGAGCCGCCCCGCTGAAAGAAAATCTGGCTGCAGCCGTTTTGCTGCGTGCCGGATGGGCCGATGCGGCACGCAGGTCAGCCCCCTTGCTCGATCCGTTGTGCGGCGCCGGGACGCTGCTGATCGAAGGCGCTCTGATTGCAGCGGACGGAGCTCCCGGTTTGTGGCGCGACTATTACGGTTTTTGCGGCTGGCGCGGGCATCGCGAGGACCTGTGGCGGGCTGTGCAGGAAGACGCCCGGGAACGATTTGCCCAGGGGCTTGGCGGGCTGCCGGTGATCGCGGGCTGCGAGCGCGATCCCCATGTGGTGGAGTCGGCGAGGGAGAATCTGCGCGCCTGTGGTCTTGAAAACCATGTCCGTATCGATATCGGAGATTTCTCTACCTGGCTGCCGGAGATGGGACGAAGCATGAACGAGAGTGCTGCAGGCCTTGTCGTCACCAATCCTCCCTATGGAGAGCGGCTGGGCGACAAGGCGCAGCTTCAGGTGCTTTACAGCGTGCTGGGCGGTCAATGCCGGCAATCTTTCCCGGGCTGGCAGCTCAGTGTGTTTACTTCCAATCCTGAGCTTGCCTCCTTTCTTGGATTGCGCGCCTCGAGAACTCATTCTCTGCGAAATGGTCCGATCCAGGCCCGTCTTTATCACTATCACCTGGGCCCTGCACCTGCTGCGGATACAACCCCTCCTGCAAGCGGCGCTGAAGCAAAAAGCGATCACGACGATACCGCTTTGATGCTTGCCAACCGGCTGCGTAAGAATTTCAAGGCGGCGCAGCGCTGGGCCAAGCGGGAAGGGGTTTGCTGCTACCGGGTCTATGATGCCGATCTTCCCGAATATGCGGCAGCGATCGACTATTACGATGGACGGCTGCATATCCAGGAGTACAAGGCCCCTTCAAGCATTGATCCCGGCAAGGCAAGAAGGCGCCTTCAGGATCTGTTGCGGATCAGCTCCGAAGTTATCGAGGTTCCGCCGGACAGAGTTTTCCTCAAGCAGCGCAAACAGCAGAAGGGGGAGGCGCAGTACGGCCGGATGGGAGAAGGCGGCCATTTTTTCGAAGTCAGCGAGGGGCCGTGCCGCTTCCTGGTCAATCTCGGCGATTATCTGGACAGCGGTTTATTTCTCGACCATCGCCCGATTCGGCAGCGCATCATGGAGATGGCCGCAGGCAAGCGATTCCTCAACCTGTTCGCTTATACCGGGAGTGCCACGGTCTTTGCGGCTCGCGGCGGGGCGCAATCCAGTACCACTGTCGATGCTTCACGGACCTATCTTGACTGGGCGAAGGAAAACTTCAGGCTCAACGGGCTTGACCCGCGCCGCCACAAACTCGAACGCGCCGATGTGATGAGGTGGATCGATGCCGGCCGCGAGAAGTACGACCTCATCTTTCTTGATCCGCCGACATTCTCCAACTCAAAGACCCGCGGCCGTGATTTTGACGTTCAGCGAGATCATGCGGCATTGATCGAGTGGACCATGCGCCGCCTCGAGGCGGACGGAACGCTTGTTTTCTCAACCAACTTCCGAAAATTCCGGCTGGATGCCACTCTTTCCGAGCGATGGGAGGTGCAGGATGTCTCCGCACAGACGGTGCCGTGGGACTTCCGTCGCAGCCCGAAAATTCATCAGTGTTTCCTGCTGCGCCACCCTCGGGGGGATTAA
- the pyrF gene encoding orotidine-5'-phosphate decarboxylase produces MIENARQKLIFALDVDQFEEAEHFVKLLHDKVGMFKVGKQLFTRCGPEVIHMIKGEGGDVFLDLKYHDIPNTVAMACLEADRLGIGMFNVHALGGSEMMKTAADAVRNRCAAEKRQMPLMLAVTILTSSAEETLREIGIEHSVEEMVPRLARLAQEAGFGGVVASPREIGLIREACGPDFVIVTPGVRPATASADDQKRVTTPADAIASGADYLVVGRPIAKADDPVAAAEAIVEEMAQALSPRA; encoded by the coding sequence ATGATTGAAAACGCGCGGCAGAAGCTGATTTTTGCCCTTGATGTGGATCAGTTCGAAGAGGCCGAACACTTTGTCAAGCTGCTGCACGACAAGGTCGGCATGTTCAAGGTCGGCAAGCAGCTGTTTACCCGCTGCGGCCCCGAAGTGATTCACATGATCAAAGGGGAGGGCGGTGACGTCTTTCTCGATCTCAAATATCACGATATTCCCAATACCGTGGCTATGGCCTGCCTTGAAGCAGACCGTCTGGGGATCGGCATGTTCAACGTGCATGCCCTCGGCGGCAGCGAAATGATGAAAACCGCGGCCGACGCCGTGCGCAACCGCTGTGCCGCAGAGAAGCGACAGATGCCCCTGATGCTGGCAGTCACGATCCTGACCTCGTCTGCCGAAGAGACTCTGCGCGAAATCGGCATCGAGCATTCTGTTGAAGAGATGGTGCCGCGTCTGGCCCGCCTGGCCCAGGAAGCCGGTTTCGGCGGAGTGGTTGCCTCTCCCCGTGAAATCGGGCTGATCCGTGAGGCCTGCGGTCCTGACTTTGTCATTGTCACCCCCGGCGTGCGTCCCGCAACGGCTTCCGCCGACGACCAGAAGCGCGTGACGACTCCCGCCGATGCCATCGCTTCAGGAGCGGACTATCTGGTGGTGGGGCGTCCCATCGCCAAAGCGGATGATCCGGTGGCGGCCGCCGAGGCCATCGTCGAGGAAATGGCCCAGGCTTTGAGTCCGCGCGCATGA
- a CDS encoding DUF4388 domain-containing protein, translating into MASVTLDQQGRLFLPARLARRFGPRAFDVASESNGHLFLRVTEDAHPILMTGTLGEISPVDLLSFFNMFRKTGVLRFDLEGGRKDLYFQDGEIVAALSSFEQENLGEILFSLGKVERDSLDRLAGRRENQNFLVKFLLDQNLVSPRDLWQAVRHQAETIVYHLLPFQSGSFAFQAKSLEKKDPFQLSMNTQNLLMEGLRRQDERQLFMRLIPSMDCIARVGDKIPEGLGGSEQALLDMIRSGKQSVAEIVRRSGLGDFEGLRVLYHLVERGAVRVEAEDSTDDTGALGEILAVLNDGLRLIHQAACKVDPQFHQRVISLLRELPQPYSYILRDAEIEEDGVLASSRILANLAGLEEGDKRQLLVDAVGELLYLESHAAREVLGDEKAAAVVADVKKATARAGEILGRTK; encoded by the coding sequence ATGGCGAGTGTCACTTTAGATCAACAGGGACGGCTGTTTCTGCCGGCGCGCCTTGCGCGGCGCTTCGGGCCGCGCGCCTTCGATGTCGCCTCCGAATCGAACGGCCACCTCTTTCTGCGCGTCACCGAGGATGCCCACCCCATTCTTATGACTGGGACGCTCGGCGAAATCTCGCCGGTGGATCTTCTCTCCTTTTTCAATATGTTCCGCAAGACGGGAGTGCTGCGCTTTGACCTGGAGGGGGGGCGCAAGGATCTCTATTTTCAGGATGGCGAGATCGTGGCGGCTTTGAGTTCCTTTGAGCAGGAAAATCTCGGCGAAATTCTGTTCTCCCTCGGCAAGGTTGAGCGAGACTCTCTCGACCGGCTTGCTGGACGCCGGGAAAATCAGAACTTTCTGGTGAAATTTCTGCTTGATCAGAATCTTGTCAGCCCGCGCGATCTGTGGCAGGCCGTTCGCCATCAGGCGGAAACGATCGTCTACCATTTGTTGCCTTTCCAAAGCGGCAGCTTCGCCTTTCAGGCCAAAAGCCTGGAGAAAAAAGATCCCTTCCAACTCAGCATGAACACACAGAATCTGCTTATGGAGGGGTTGCGCCGGCAGGATGAGCGACAGCTTTTCATGCGCCTGATCCCTTCAATGGATTGCATTGCCCGGGTGGGCGACAAGATTCCGGAGGGGCTCGGCGGCAGTGAGCAGGCTCTGCTGGACATGATCCGCTCCGGGAAGCAGTCTGTTGCAGAGATCGTGCGTCGCAGCGGCCTGGGCGATTTTGAAGGCTTGCGGGTACTCTATCATCTGGTTGAGCGCGGTGCTGTCAGGGTTGAAGCCGAGGACTCGACGGATGATACGGGTGCCCTCGGTGAAATTCTGGCGGTTCTCAATGACGGCCTGCGCCTGATTCATCAAGCGGCCTGCAAGGTTGATCCTCAATTCCATCAGCGGGTCATTTCTCTGCTGCGCGAACTGCCCCAGCCCTATTCCTATATTCTGCGTGATGCGGAGATCGAAGAGGACGGGGTGCTGGCCTCGTCCCGTATTCTGGCCAACCTGGCCGGTCTGGAAGAAGGAGACAAGCGGCAGCTGCTGGTTGATGCGGTGGGAGAGCTTCTTTATCTTGAAAGTCACGCCGCACGAGAAGTGCTTGGCGATGAGAAGGCGGCGGCAGTGGTGGCCGACGTTAAAAAAGCGACGGCGCGTGCCGGCGAGATTCTCGGGAGGACAAAATGA
- the secE gene encoding preprotein translocase subunit SecE, with product MFKNVSEFLAHVKSELKKVTWPTRKETYASTSVVILLVIFIAVFLGAVDWMLSNVVKMLLS from the coding sequence GTGTTTAAAAATGTATCTGAATTTCTGGCCCATGTGAAGTCCGAGTTGAAAAAGGTCACCTGGCCGACCCGCAAGGAGACCTACGCTTCGACTTCAGTAGTCATCCTCTTGGTGATTTTTATAGCCGTTTTTCTGGGTGCGGTCGACTGGATGCTGTCCAATGTCGTCAAGATGTTGCTCAGTTAG
- a CDS encoding response regulator produces the protein MKRVLIVDDSISVARQLEKMVSSTGEFEVIGHAKNGAEAIKVNQSEDPDLICMDMNMPVMDGLTALRNIVAMDRNVKVVMVTSLGGVGEKFTEAIKLGAKNVISKPFEAETVLQTLREA, from the coding sequence ATGAAGCGTGTTTTGATCGTGGACGATAGTATATCCGTAGCCCGGCAGCTTGAAAAAATGGTCTCAAGCACCGGGGAGTTCGAGGTGATCGGCCATGCCAAGAACGGCGCCGAAGCAATCAAAGTCAATCAGTCCGAAGACCCGGACCTGATTTGCATGGATATGAACATGCCGGTGATGGACGGTTTGACGGCACTGCGAAACATTGTGGCTATGGACCGCAATGTGAAGGTTGTCATGGTGACCTCTCTCGGCGGTGTCGGTGAAAAATTTACCGAAGCAATCAAGCTGGGTGCCAAGAACGTGATCTCCAAGCCGTTCGAGGCCGAGACCGTGCTGCAGACTCTGCGCGAGGCGTAG
- the rpmG gene encoding 50S ribosomal protein L33 codes for MRDIVTLACTECKQRNYTTTKNKRNTPDKLEFSKYCRFCRKHTPHRETK; via the coding sequence ATGCGGGACATTGTGACTTTGGCTTGTACTGAATGCAAGCAGCGCAACTATACGACGACTAAGAACAAAAGGAATACGCCGGACAAGCTGGAATTCAGTAAGTACTGCCGGTTTTGTCGCAAGCATACTCCACATCGCGAAACCAAGTAG